The genomic segment TGCTGAACTGAAACTATGTCCTCACCCAGTGTGACATTCTCATCCTGGAGCCATCAGACCTGGAGGATTAGAGGCCTGAGTGAAGGCCACTGCTGAGGGTCAGAGGTGatgatgttgtctgtttctgttgcacCAGTTGCAGCTACttcatcctgctgtctgtgaCTCTGCCCTTACCGAGACAACATATAATCACAGATATacaatacattaatacattcacagacacatctatcagtcctgctgctccACATGCTGCCTCATAGAATGGACCTGAACTGCACtgatttcagacagagaaagGCAGAACTAAAGAAATCTGGATTTACTGAACCTGCAGAGAAATctaatatgatataatatattgcccagccctatgTGCACATCTAACGTTAttccaaaaaaaggaaaaacaaactaacacTGTTTTGTGTTAATATCAGTCTGGAAAGTTTCTATATCAATTTCTGACAGCTCAGATAACAAGGTGCAGAATTCCCACACAAGCCATTTATATAACTCACACGTTAAATATTACTGagttatcattatcatttagtTACTGAGTTACATCGTGCACACGCGTGTCTGTTTATCTGACAAAGCCTGGCGTCGCTTTGTTTATCTGAGTCAGCCTATCTGCCTGACTACAGCAGAGACAATAATGCTACAGTGGTTTACTGTCAGTCACAAATacgttattgttattgttattgtttgacGTTACGTTATATACGTTACGTAACGTTATACGTTATATTACGACCACAGATgactatgaaaaaaaatcagagcaaCAGGAAATAACACTGTCTCTCACCGTTCATCGCTTACTGAAGGCGAGCGAATGAATAAAAGCTCGAACAAAGAAAGGTCTTGTGAGTCTCATTCactacaaacataaaaaagtcaCCAATATCTCATATTTCGGCTAAAGTTTTCAGCGAAACTTTAAATCACTGCTTCTGCAGTCTTCACTTCCCGCGGAGTCAACGAGCAGAAATGCgaacagcgccactctgccattgtaACCCACGCTGTGGTCAGAGGGGGAATTACATCCGAGGGTTTAACAGGAGGCTCGCGCCACGCCCCCTGGTCTACAGGCAGCAGCCGAACAACACCAGCCACACGTCGTTGTTCTGAAGACATTGGACCGGAAGTGTTGtgaacaacaacacaaaaacacagccgGCGGCAGAATGGCGATACTCAGCCGTACAACAGTATGTTTTGCCTTTAGAAAAATCCTCTTCTTATTGTTTTGCGTTTCCCTTTCGTGTCTACCGTTTTATTCTTCAgccaagaaaaacgacagacCTATTATTGGTAAGTTTATTATTGACATGGTGTGTCAACATGAAGTTAAGCTAATTTACCTGAAGTCTTTATTAGCTTTATATTCAAGGATTTAAGAggtgttttagtttttttatgttaaagttCTTTCTTGACAGTCGTACATAACTGTCAAGCCAGTAAAATCACGGTAGACATTTTAAACTGgttgtgtttttctccaaaaagGTGTACTGACTCAAGAAGTCTATTCACCTAAACCGCATCAAACATCTTATATAGCTGCCTCATATGTCAAGTACCTGGAGTCAGCAGGAGCGAGGGTTGTCCCTGTTCTGTGAGTTGTTATTGTCTAACCAACTTCATAACTGTCATTCCTTCAGGTGATAAGAACTTTTTACAACACTCACACCgtttaaaaacagtttaactGAAACCTAAAACCTCCCCTTTCTCGTTTCTGCAGGATTAACCAGACACTGGAGGAATATAAGACACTCTTCAACTCCATTAATGGGTAAATGTGATACAATATAGTCTGCTGAAGTAACCAGTTAAGCAGTAAGCctctgtatgctgatgatattgATTATGTGGATGACGAGTTTCATGTACAGGTGTGGACAAAGTAACAGAAACTTTAAGATGCCGTCATAGCACTGCAGTTGTTTGAAGAAGTCCACAATGTTCATTCTCATGCATGAGCATGAGGTCAACTCATGGACATGTATTTCACCATTGCAATCTTACATAATATGGCGTGATTTATGACTAATGCTCCGACTGCAACTACAGTAAATCACCAGTGAATCTCAAGTGAAACATAAATTATGTAATAATCTGCAATTTGTGATGTGCACCACCAATAATAGTGGTATGACAATCATATTTTGTACCCTGCTATTTTTAAGGCAACATTAGGCTATTTAATGATGGACAAGACTCTACCTAACTACCTAAATTGATAGTATGTTGTAGggtttcctgttattttgtccaatctgtatgtgttttggtCATGAcctctttgtttctttgctaATGGAGACTTCATTcttgtgttttgcttctttgttAACAGAATCCTTTACCCTGGCGGAGGTGTCAGTATTATCTCATCTGGTTATGCAAGGGCTGCAAAGATCTTTTATGATCTTGCTATTGAGGTAAAAGTGTAAACCACACAAACAAGCTTTTCTGTGCTGATTACAGATTACGCTGCATGCTGTATATCGTGTTTCAGGCAAACCAGAAAGGTGACTATTTTCCTGTGTGGGGCACCTGTCTTGGATTTGAAGAGCTGACCTATTTGACGAGTGGAAAGACGCTACTCACACGTACCAATACCACCAGTGTTGCATTGCCTCTGAACTTCACTAATGGTATGCATTCCTCTTAATGAACATACTCATGTTTTCTTATCTTGATggaaatcatcacatttaaacaGCAATGTATGGATGAGCTCTGACCATTCAGGTTCAAGTCACAACTTTTGAAGAACTGTCTACAATGAGTGGAGTGTTCATTGTTGAGGAAAAGTTTTATAATCTTTTGTTTAAGATACCTAAAAGTAACCATAAGCTAACCCTAATTTCCTTCAGTCTTTCTGTCAGTATCCATGATCTTATAGAGTTATTTaaacataacaaatacattGGCAACTGTAGTGAAGATGTGGGAATGCCATagtaaaaaaagacacatttttgcatctttaaaaataacaagtctcctaaaatctgttttcatgtCAAGGTTGTAGCAGCACATAAAACAGTGGACCTCCTTTTCATTAGCTGCTTTAAATATCTTGTAATATCAAGCAAGAATATCCAGATGcatttaaactgaatatatttacaaCAGATTTACAGATCTTATTGCCACTCaactaatttgtttttattaatgacCATAATTCTTTGACTCATTTCCAGAAACCAAAGAAAGCAGGCTGTTTAAAGGCTTCCCAGCTGAACTTATGGAAGCTCTGGCCTCTGAGCCTCTGACAGAAAACTCTCATAAGTGGAGTATGGCAGTGGAGGTACGTCATCCACCAAAATTATAATGAGAATACTGTAGGTTTCACTCAACATAACTATTATCATGTAGCAAAGGGTGCAGAGTCTAAAGTGCAAAGATACATTAAGAAATGACAATAAGTTTATGTAAACATAGACAGCAAAGGTGCactgaaactatttttttttatttctttcagaCTTTTAACACAAATGAGGAACTGAAGATGTTTTACAAAGTTCTCTCCACAAATACAGATGGAAAAATAGAGTTTGTGTCAACAGTGGAAGGTAGCTATAAATCATCTTCACTTTATTGGTAAAAGTTTACAGCAAAATAATACTGTAGGGATCTGTTTTAATGAGTGCTTCCTCCTCTCTTATCTCTTGGCAGCGTATGATTATCCGATTTACGGGACACAGTGGCATCCagagaaaaatgcatttgaatgGACAAGGCCTTATATTCCACACTCCCCATCAGCAATCAAAACCACTTTCTATATGGCTGAATTCTTTGTCAGTGAAGGTAAGAAACACAGCAAACTCTATTTCTAGTCAGTAGCTACATGGTCCAGATCTTTGTGAACTGTAAATCTGTCATTGTTTTCTCTCCCTACAGCCAGAAAGAACTTTCACAGATTTgaaacagaggagggagagggcaAAGCGCTGATATACAACTACAGTCCTGTTTACACCGGGATCAAGAGTGCCTTTgagcaaatgtattttttctgatGCCTGTTTGTACAGTGCTTTTCCCTTTTCAactgctgattggctgtttcgGTCACGTGACTTACGAATGTTTACAGATCATTTGACTCGTTTGATTTTGCATTTTGCTGCTCTCTCCATCTGTTGAAAATGCATTCGGACAAGAAGTAAACTGGAAATAGAATAGATTGTAACATTCagcacacattttaatgcagtgcaggatttaaaaaaaaaaaaaaaaaaaaaagatcatgcTTTATGGATGCTGTAGCTTGGTTTAGATGATACATTTAATGCCATTGCAGACACTGCAGATAATGATATTTTATGGCATTTTGCctggttttatatgaatatttattgtctgcattttgattaaatgtacaATTATCAACATTAATTTGCAGAATTTCTTAAATCTatgcaaatcaatattttttttttatcaacaatggatcaaattactGTGTGTAATGTAAGTGGTTGCTCGttgtgatgaacccacagagaagaagaagttccCCTCAGTTGCATGGAgcattttataatttttcagctcattgtttggttttatgtgaatgtatttcagtgaaaaagctctgataatccaactacctgctcagcaccgaACCTCAAACAGTCGGCACCTAGATTGTGAACATAgagaagcatttagcagctcaGACTAGAGCCAgaacatccaaaaaaaaaaagagttggaCTTCACTAGAAACGTTCTAAAGACTCCTAACGAACGCTGATGTTTATCTCTATGTGCTATAGGGAATGGTTTGCTAGTGTTTAATATGTTTCTACTGTGATAATACTGTAAGTCTGTATgcttgccaaaaaaaaaatcccatcaatacagctttaaaatgtatgagagcaataaaacaaatgaccaAAAACATTGAAGGCTGataaaatatctattttttttattctaacaTTTACCTTCATGCCACAATCTGCCATCAGTCTCTTTCTATGCTTTGGATAACAAAGTTGAGCATCTTGGAAAAAGTCCTCAACCGCCGGCAAGAAAGTTTGATGTTGCCATTGGCATTTATAAAGTCCACTTTCAATTCAAGGACAGCAACAGGAGAACAGAAATGAGTAGTCAAATGTAACTTCCAAAATGCTTTATGCACAAATAACACTCAGGtaatattgttttgttatttttttttttttttctttagaatAAAATGATATTTGAATAACATTTACACATCAAGCTGACGAGACTGGGATCTCAATCACAATACTACTGGAAATGTAATTTATGCAATCCAGTAAGGAAACATTCAAGATGTCAAAATTACCATGTGGAACTGAGCTATCAGGGATAGTGCTGCAAATAACCTCTTAACATGCACTGAAACGTAACACAAATGgtcattcaaattaaaaagaaaaaaaataaataaaatggaaaattacaCTTGTGCCTCGAGAATTCTTCGTTTTGTATGATATGACTCTTAACATCATTTTCCCCCCTTTATATACGATCGTATAATTTCTCGGGGTACAACTCTAATCCCAATGACCTCTTGCCTTCACCCTTGTACGATATATTTACTGATTTATGCCGAGAGTAAGTGACACAGCACTAACAACGAACACTCCTGTCTTGACTCTGGGTATAAATTTTCTTTACTTACCATTCAATAATGTCATTTAAACAATTATGCATGCAGATTCTGTACATTTTAGCTTGGTGTAATGATGTCATTGGTTACACAAGGGGGCAGGGGCaagtagttttttttcagtgaattttttaaaaaccattcACAGTTTCCAAATCAAGTGTTAACTTttgaaaatatcttttttttttattttttacttgtgCTAGAAAGATGTATAAGATGTTTCAAGCTATAGAttttaaggaatagtttgaGATTCAGGAAGTATGCCTATATGCTTTGTTGCTGGGAGTTGgccattagcttagcttagtgtGCAGACTAGAagcggaggggggggggggcagctaccctggctctgttcaaaggCAAGAAAATCTGACGTCCAGGAAATTCCAGCACACATCCCTCTGTGAAAGCAccacttgtcttttttttctcctcttttttttttgaaagtattaaacaaacaacatataacGTGATAattttagaggtgctggaagGCAGATTTTCTTAAATTTGGACAGATTTTATGCTAAGTTAAACTAATCAGCCTCTAGCTGCAGCTTGATATTTATAGAGTTGGATAGCCTTGTTGAAGTGTATAAATGCAGTCCCGCAGCAGGATGTTTTTTCTGACAAAGTAAGGCAGTAAGGTGACTAAAACAAGttaatgcttttgttttgttttttcttgaagGACGTGATAAAACTGAAGCGTCACGATAAAACTTGTCTCAAAAGGACAATAACAAACCCATGGCAATTTTTCTTACGTCTTCCAAACATTTTGCCAGTTGGAGAATTCTGTCAGCATCACTGAAATACATAAAACGAGGCAACGAGATGAAACCAACATCAGGGCGAACATATGTACCAAAGGAGAAATGTATACGTAATAGCcgagtgaatgtttgtgtgctattttacatactgtaagAACAATCGACACAACCACAGTCCAACATGAAAAGTTCTTCACAACTTTAAAAATAGTAACATTTCCTGTATCCACACAATTCCAGACACCCCTTATGAACACTGCCGACCAGTGTTTTTCATCAGGCGTCTGATTTTCATTAATATACAAGCCCACGAGTTATGTGCTATAAGGTGTTCCTTCTCCTTACAGCTTGATAGTCTGTGTGAGAGCTGATGCTTTCTCTCCACTGCTGTTGAGGAGCTGGTCCATCCTGCTGTACGGGAGACAGCTTCCTGTTAAATCAATCAGTATATTCCAAAACATCATGTCAGGTCATCAGTCTTTGTTGGCTCTCTAGAGGGCCTTTTGGATCGGAACTCGGAGCAGA from the Thunnus albacares chromosome 21, fThuAlb1.1, whole genome shotgun sequence genome contains:
- the ggh gene encoding gamma-glutamyl hydrolase, which translates into the protein MAILSRTTVCFAFRKILFLLFCVSLSCLPFYSSAKKNDRPIIGVLTQEVYSPKPHQTSYIAASYVKYLESAGARVVPVLINQTLEEYKTLFNSINGILYPGGGVSIISSGYARAAKIFYDLAIEANQKGDYFPVWGTCLGFEELTYLTSGKTLLTRTNTTSVALPLNFTNETKESRLFKGFPAELMEALASEPLTENSHKWSMAVETFNTNEELKMFYKVLSTNTDGKIEFVSTVEAYDYPIYGTQWHPEKNAFEWTRPYIPHSPSAIKTTFYMAEFFVSEARKNFHRFETEEGEGKALIYNYSPVYTGIKSAFEQMYFF